A portion of the Macaca mulatta isolate MMU2019108-1 chromosome 4, T2T-MMU8v2.0, whole genome shotgun sequence genome contains these proteins:
- the OR5V1 gene encoding olfactory receptor 5V1 (The RefSeq protein has 9 substitutions compared to this genomic sequence): MERKNQTALTEFIILGFSNPNELQFLLFTICFLTYFCTLGGNILIILITVTDPHLHTPMYYFLGNLAFIDICYTTSNVPQMMVHLLSKKKSISYAGCVVQLFAFVFSVGSECLLLAAMAYDRYIAICNPLRYSVIMNKVVYNQLAASCWAAGFLNSVVHTVLTFRLPFCGNNQINYFFCDIPPLLLLSCGNTSVNELALLSIGVFIGWTPLLCIILSYICIISTILRIHSSEGRRKAFSTCASHLAIVFLFYGSAIFTYVRPISTYSLKKDRLISVLYSVVTPMLNPIIYTLKNKDIKEAVKTIGSKWQPPISSLDSKLTY; this comes from the coding sequence ATGGAAAGAAAGAATCAAACAGCTCTAACTGAATTCATCATCTTGGGATTCTCCAACCCAAATGAATTGCAGTTTTTACTATTCACCGTCTTCTTTCTGACTTATTTCTGTACTTTGGGAGGAAATATATTAATTATCTTGATAACTGTGACTGATCCACACCTGCATACACCTATGTATTACTTTCTAGGGAACTTGGCCTTTATTGACATCTGCTACACCACCAGCAATGTCCCCCAGATGATGGTGCACctcctctcaaagaaaaaaagcatttcttaTGTAGGGTGTGTGGTTCAactttttgcatttgttttctctgTGGGATCAGAGTCTCTCCTACTGGCAGCAATGGCATATGATCGTTACATTGCAATCTGCAATCCTTTAAGGTATTCAGTTATTATGAACAAAGTTGTATACAATCAATTAGCAGCCTCATGCTGGGCTGCTGGTTTTCTTAACTCATTGGTGCATACAGTGTTGACATTTCACCTGCCCTTCTGTGGCAACAATCAGATTAACTACTTCTTCTGTGACATCCCACCTTTGCTGCTCTTGTCTTGTGGAAACACTTCTGTCAATGAGTTGGCACTGCTATCCATTGGGGTCTTCATTGGTTGGACTCCTTTCCTTTGTATCGTACTTTCCTACATTTGCATAATCTCCACCATCTTCAGGATCCACTCCTCAGAGGGAAGACGAAAAGCCTTTTCTACGTGTGCCTCCCACCTGGCCattgtctttctcttttatgGCAGTGCCATCTTTACGTACGTACGGCCCATCTCAACTTACTCATTAAAGAAAGATAGATTGATTTCAGTTTTGTACAGTGTTGTTACCCCCATGCTAAACCCTATAATTTACACATTGAAGAATAAGGACATCAAAGAAGCTGTCAAAACCATAGGGAGCAAGTGGCAGCCACCAATTTCCTCTTTGGATAGTAAACTCACTTATTGA